CAATGGTGCGGCGGCGCCTGCGGCGCTGCTTTTCACGTGACGGGCGGCGGCTCCTGCGGGTCTCGGACTCTTCAGCGAAGAGGACGGCCACAGGGACCTCCGATTCCGGCACGTAGCCCGTCTCGTGGTGTGCGGTGGGTTCATACTCCGGTTCCGTGCCCATGGCTGGATAGTCCGGATACCTGTGGCTCACAGCGCAGACCCGTTTCCGCGCAAGTTGTCCTGGGAAATAGTTGGCTCCTGTGTCGGGGCCGGCAGCGCGCCAAGATGGCGCTCCTGCCGGCAGATTGTGACCGGCTCCCCCACATCGCGTTCAAGGGAACGCTGCATGTCAATGGCGTGCTGCAGAATTGCTACAGCGGCTGCTTGATCAACCACTCTACGGTGTTCCCTGCTGTTCAAGCCAGCTTCATGCAGAGAGCGGTGGGCAGACACCGTGGTGAGCCGCTCATCCACCAGGGACACGGGAACGGCCAGTCCGCTGCGCTCCAGCTCGGTGAGCAGCGCCTGAGCGTAATCCCGTGCCATCACGGTGGACGCGGTGTCGGTGCCCCTCATGCTTCGCGGAAGGCCCACAAACACCTGTACTGCGCCGCGGTCGGCCGCCTCGCGGACAACAACCCGAATATCGCTGTTCTTCTTTGCATCCCGTTTGAGCGTCTTCACCGGCATAGCCAGCGTTCCGTCCGGGTCGCTGACGGCCAGGCCCACCCGGACCTGGCCGACATCCACCCCGAGCTTGACTCCCCGGGGATAATCCTGCGGTGCCATTTTTAGCCCCGGTTGGCTACGGCTGCCTTGACGGCGGTGAGTGCAGCATCCAGCTTGGAGGCGTCGGAACCGCCACCCTGCGCTACATCGTCCTTGCCGCCCCCGCCGCCGCCGAGGATGCCGGCGGCTGTCTTGACCAGGGCGCCGGCCTTCACTCCGGCTGCGCGGGCCTCCTCGTTGGTGGCAACAATCACCACCGGTCGGGAGTTGGAGACTCCGGCAACGGCAACAACCGCAGCCCCGCTGCCGAGCCGGGACCGCAGGTCCAGCGCCAGGGTGCGAAGGTCATCGGCACCTGCCCCGGTGCCGGCGTCGTGAATCAGGACACGGACGCCGTCGACGTCGACCGCAGTGGAGACCAGTGCGGCGGCGGAAGCAGCCAGCTGCTCGCGGCGCAGACGCTCCAGTTCCTTCTCAGTGGACTTCAGCTTGGCCAGGGTGGCGGCCAGCCGGTCCGGCAGCTGGGCGGAGGGGACCTTGAGCATTTCGGAGAGCTCGTTCACCAGGGCACGCTCGGCGGCGAGGTGGCGGAAGGCATCCATGCCCACAAAGGCTTCCACGCGGCGGTTGCCGGATCCCACGGACTGTTCGCCCAGGAGGGTCAGACTGCCGATGCGGGAGGTGGAGGCCACGTGCGTGCCGCCGCAGAGTTCGCGGGACCAGTCGCCGTTCATTTCCACCACGCGCACGGTATCGCCGTAGGCTTCACCGAACAGTGCGGTGGCACCCAGGGCCTTCGCCTCGGCCAGGGACATGATCTTGGTCTCAACCTGATAGTTGCTGCGGATCGCGAGGTTGGACACTTCTTCGATTTCGGACTTGGCGGCGTCGGAGAGTCCTTCACCCCAGGAGAAGTCGAAGCGCAGGTAGCCGGCCTTGTTGAAGGAACCGCGCTGCAGTGCCTCCGGGCCGAGGATCTGGTGCAGGGCGGCGTGCACAATGTGCGTGCCGGAGTGCGCCTGCTCGGCTTCATGGCGGCGCTGGGCGTCGACGGCGGCGAGGACGTTGGCGCCTTCGGCAATTTCGCCTTCGCGGACAATGGCCTTGTGCACGCTCAGTCCCTTGACCGGGCGCTGGACGTCCTGCACCTCGAGGACAAAGCCGTCTCCGGTGATGAGGCCCGTGTCGGCGGCCTGGCCGCCGGCTTCGGCGTAGAACGGGGTCTCGTTGAGGACCAGGAAGATTTCAGTGCCCTGGCCGGCGTACGGTACCCGGGAGCCTGCGGAGATGATGCCGCGGACCGAGGATTCGCTGGTCAGCTCGTCATAGCCGGTGAAAACGGTTTGTCCGGCGGCGAGGAGTTCGTTGAACACCGAGACGTCGTCGTGGCCGTGCTTCTTGCCGCGGGCGTCCGCCTGGGCCCGCTGGCGCTGTTCCTGCATGAGGGAGCGGAATCCGGCCTCGTCCACCTTCAGCCCGGCTTCCTCGGCCATTTCCAGCGTCAGGTCGATCGGGAAACCGTAGGTGTCGTGCAGGGTGAAGGCGTCTTCGCCGGACAGCGGCTTGTTGGCGGCCTGCGACATCTTGACCGCTTCCTCCAGGCGCTCGGTGCCGGAGGCGATGGTGCGCAGGAAGGCCTTTTCCTCGGCGTAGGCAATGCGGCTGATGCGCGCAAAGTCCGTTTCCACCTCGGGGTAGGTGCCCTTCATGGCGTCGCGGGAGACGGGCAGCAGCTCGGGCAGGACGGCGGTTTCCACTCCCAGCAGGCGCATGCTGCGCACGGCACGGCGGATCAGGCGGCGCAGCACGTAGCCGCGGCCTTCATTGGAGGGGCTGACGCCGTCGGAGATGAGCATCAGCGCGGAACGTACGTGGTCCGCCACGACGCGCAGCTTGACGTCGTCGGCGTGGTGCGGGTCCGAGGGGTCTTCGGCGGAGGTGTAGGTCTTGCCGGAGAGTTCGGCTGCCTTGTCCAGGACGGGGCGGACCTGGTCGGTCTCGTACATGTTCTCCACGCCCTGCAGGATCATGGCGAGGCGCTCGAGGCCGAGACCGGTGTCGATGTTCTTCTGCGGCAGTTCGCCGGCAACGTCAAAGTCCGTCTTGGAGCGCACAGCGGAGAGCTGGTACTGCATGAAGACCAGGTTCCAGATCTCGATGTAACGGGTTTCGTCGACGGCGGGGCCGCCCTCGAGGCCGTAAGCCGGGCCGCGGTCGTAGTAGATCTCGGAGCAGGGGCCGCCGGGGCCGGCCTGTCCGGTGTTCCAGTAGTTATCGGCCTTGCCGGTGCCGATGATGCGCTCGTTCGGGATGCCGATCTTGTCGCGCCAGATGGCGCGCGCTTCGTCGTCGCGCTCGTCGCCGTCCTCATAGACGGTGACCCAGAGACGCTCGGGGTCCAGGCCGAAGCCGCCCTTCTCGACGTCGGAGGTCAGCAGCTCCCACGCGAAGGTGATGGCGTCTTCCTTGAAGTAGTCGCCGAAGGAGAAGTTGCCGGCCATCTGGAAAAAGGTGCCGTGGCGTGCGGTCTTGCCCACTTCTTCGATGTCCGCGGTGCGGATGCACTTCTGCACGCTGGTGGCCCGGCTGTACGGGGGCTTTTCGCGTGCAGTCAGGTACGGAATGAAGGGCACCATGCCGGCCACGGTGAACAGCAGCGACGGATCATTGGTGACGAGCGACGCGGAGGGAACCACCGTGTGGCCCTTTTTGCTGAAAAAATCCAGCCAGCGGCGTGCAATCTCGTGGGACTTCATGGTGCTTTTTACCCTTCCGGTAATTCAGGCGTGCGCAGCTTTGAGCTGCGCGCAGGCAGTGCCAGACGGTGCTGGCCAGTAGTGGATCAGCGGCGCACGGCGGCCATGGTGTCGGCAACGGTGTCGCCGGTTTCCATGCCCAGGGCGGTGCGGAGGTCACCTTCGCGTTCAGTCATGCCTTCACGGAACGCATCGGCGAAGTTCTGCAGGGCGTCGGCAGCGGTGCCGACGGCCCGGTTGAGTCCGGCCGGACCCAGGGTGTTCTTGGCGTCCGAGAGGCGGCGGACAGCGATGACCCCGATGGTGACACCGATGGACATCCAAAAGACTCGCTTGATCATTCTCTTTGCTCCTGTGCTGGTGGCTGGTTAGCGGCTGCGGCGGCCGCGGCTCTTGGCGCCGCGTGAGGAAAGGGCCGAACGGACGCCGTAGCTGAAGGCTGACACCTTGATCAGCGGCGATCCCACGGTGGCAGCAACCAGGGAGGACAGCGCAGAGATGTTGGCTGTGGCATCCGAGACGTTGGAGGAAATGCCGTCCACCTTCTGCAACTGCAGGTTGGTGGTGGACACGGTGGTGGTGACTTCTTCGATCAGCGGCGTGGTTTCGTCGCTGATGGTGCGGATTGCACCGCGCAGCTCATCAAACACCTTGCCGAGCTTCCAGATCGGGACGGCCAGCAGCACCACCAGCACCGCAAACACACCGGCCGCAATCAGACCGGCAATATCTCCACCCGACATGGTTCTCCTCTTGGATTGAAAACTAAAAACTTCCGCTATGTACCTTACCCACTTCAAGGCCACAGCACTTACTTGTCCCCGGCGGGACTTACTGATTCCTGAAGGGGGACAGCCGCCGAAAGGGGCCGGTTAACCGAACAGCCCGCGGCACGGGGCCGCGGGCTGTCCAGAAAATTCGAGAAGACTCGAAATTAGCGTGCGTAGTATTCCACGACGAGCTGCTCTTCGCAGGTCACGGGAACTTCCGAGCGCTTCGGGCGACGCACGAGGCGTGCCTGCAGCTTGTCCAGGGAAACATCCAGGTAACCCGGAACGGCGGGCAGGACGTCGCGGTGGGCGCCGGCAGCGGCAACCTGGAACGGCGTCATGGTCTCGCTGCGCTGGTGCACATGGATGAGCTGGCCTTCGGAAACGCGGAACGACGGGCGGTCCACGCGGGCGCCGTCAACCATGATGTGGCGGTGCACAACAAGCTGGCGGGCCTGGGCGATCGTGCGGGCAAAGCCGGCGCGCAGCACGAGGGCGTCAAGACGCATCTCGAGCAGCTCGATCAGGTTTTCACCGGTCAGACCGGCGGTGCGGCGGGCTTCCTCGAAGACACGGGTCATCTGTGCTTCGCGGATGCCGTACTGGGCGCGCAGACGCTGCTTTTCGCGCAGACGTACAGCGTAGTCACTGTCCTGCTTGCGGCGTGCGCGGCCGTGCTCACCCGGGGGGTAAGGACGACGCTCGAAGTACTTGGCTGCCTTGGGGGTCAAAGCAATGCCGAGGGCGCGCGAAGCGCGGGCCTGACGGCGTGCACGTGTGTTGTTAGCCACGTTCACCTTTCACTGTTTTGGCGGTTTGGCCACCGCAGCCCTGGTTTGCACCGGGATACCGAGATGACTGATACGTAAGTACTGGCCTCCATTAGGGAGAGCTCGGGCCAACCGCTGCCTTCTGCTACAGACACGGCGCCGGGCACAACTTTCCGCCGGTAAAAGCGGAAAGGGGGTTCGGCGTCGCACTTGCCAGTCAACCATCAATGCTAGCACGGAGACGCGGACGCACCGTTCCCCGGCCCGGCCAGCCGAAGCCGCCGTTTTTACGTTCCGCGAACGATGCCCCGCAGCCGCTGAAGCCGGGCCGCAATGTCGCGTTCAACTCCGTTGGCCGTCGGCTCGTAGTAGTTCCGGCCCACCAGGTCATCCGGCGGGTACTGCTGCCGGGCTACGCCGTGAGGTTCGTCGTGGGAGTAAATGTAGCCTTTGCCGTGCCCGAGCTGCTTTGCGCCCGGGTAGTGAGCGTCCCGCAGATGCGCCGGGATGCCCTGCCCCCGGCCGGCGCGCACATCGGCTATGGCGGCGTTGATCCCGTTGTACGCGGCATTGGATTTGGGCGCGGTGGCAATGTGCACCACGGCTTCGGCCAGGATGATCCGGCCCTCCGGCATGCCGATCATCTGCACTGCCTGGGCGGCGGCAACGGCGGTCTGCAGCGCGGTGGGATCCGCCATGCCCACGTCTTCGGCCGCGGAAATCATCAGCCGGCGTGAAATAAAGCGCGGGTCCTCCCCCGCTTCCAGCATCTTGGCCAGGTAGTGCAGCGCGGCGTCCACATCGGAGCCGCGCAGGGATTTGATGAAGGCACTGGTGACGTCATAGTGCTGGTCTCCTGCGCGGTCATAGCGCAGGGCCGCCACATCCAGTGCTTTCTCCGCGTCGCTCAGGGTGACCTCGGGGACGTCCTCACCCTCGGTGCGTTCGGAGTAGGCGACGCCGGCGGCAGCTTCCAGCGCGGTCAGGCCGCGGCGGGCGTCCCCGGCAGCCAGGCGCACCAGATGCTCCAGTGCTTCGTCGCTGAGGCGGACCCGTCCGGCCAGGCCCCGCTCATCCGTCACGGCCCGCTGCAGCAGTGCGGCAATGTCCTCTTCGGTGAGCGGTTTCAGGGTTAGGAGCAGGGACCGGGACAGCAGGGGCGAGACCACGGAGAAGGAGGGGTTCTCCGTGGTGGCCGCCACGAGGACCACCCAGCGGTTTTCCACCCCGGGCAGCAGCGCGTCCTGCTGGGCCTTGTTGAACCGGTGAATCTCGTCCAGGAACAATACGGTGGTGATGCGGTGCAGGTCCCGGTTGGTGAGGGCCTCTTCCATGACGCGCCGGACGTCTTTCACGCCTGCGGTGATGGCGGAGAGCTCGACGAACTTTCGGCCGGAGCCGCGTGCCACCACATGGGCCAGGGTGGTTTTCCCGGTTCCGGGAGGACCCCACAGCATGACCGAAGACGGGCCGGCCGGACCGCGGTCATCGGCGGACTCAGCCAAAGTGCGCAGCGGAGATCCCGGCCCGAGCAGATGCTGCTGGCCCACTACTTCATCAAGGGTGCGCGGCCGCATCCGCACCGCCAACGGGCTGCGCGGACGCTTGGGGGCGCCGTCGTCCGTGCCGGCACCGAATCCCGCGCCGTCGCCGTCCGTGTCGGAGGTGTCGCTGTCGCTGTCGCTGCTGAACAAATCACTCACCTCACTAGGCTACTCGTGCCGTAGCGTAGGAGTTTGCCCGGCGGATGCCGGCTGCTGTCCGCCTACGGTGGGCAGTTTCACCAGGAGAATCCGGATATGCCTGCCACACGCAACACCTTCGTTTCCGCGCAGCGGCTGCCGGGCTGGCTGGACCGTCTGGCCGCCGGGGCCGGACCGCTGGACATCACCCCCGAACACGGCGGTCTTCATGTGTCCGCCGCCAACGGCACCGAAGCCGACCTGTTGGCGCCGTGGCCTGATGACGGACGTCCGGGGCGAGGGGGCGACGACGTCGAACGCCTGGTCTCCTTGGCCGGCCAGTCGCGGACGCTCGGGATTGTGCTGCTGCGCCGCGGCGGATACGCCGCGGGTGTTGCCCGGGAGGGCCGGCTGCTCGCGTCCAAAACCGGCAACCGCTATGTGCAGTCGCGCAGTGCCGCGGGCGGCGGATCGCAGCAGCGTTTTGCGCGGCGTCGGGCCAATCAGGCCGACGCGCTGGTGGAGACCGCAGCCGAGCAGGCCGCCCGCATTTTCACCGAACATCCGCCGGAGTATCTGGTGTTCGGCGGAGACCGTCAGCTGACCGAGGTGCTGGCGCGGCAGAAGATTTTCGCGCGGTGGAGCAACCTGACCCGGCTGCGTCCGCTCGATGTTCAGGACCCCAAACTGGCGGTGCTGGCTCAGGCTGCTAAGGATGCCTGCTCCGTTTTCATCCGAATTACGGTGCCCTGACCCGTTCTGATACCAAGCCCTGTGCTGTCCCGCGACGGGCCCGGCCTCAGCCGGCCAGCCCGAACAGGCGACGGAGGATCAGCGGCGCCGGACCTTCAGCGGCGTGCCGGAACCCTGTGCCGGCCCACAGGCTAACTCCTTCCGGATTGCCTGCCGCCGCGGCGGCGGCCCGGAGCGGGCCGGTGATGTGGTTGATGTACGGGTAAGCGTCCGGGGCATCCGGATAGGCACGCATGAAGTCATTGATCAGCCCCCTCGCCGGACGGCCGGAGAAGGCCCGAGTCAGCGAAGTGTCAGGATCCCTGCGGCCCTGCACGGCATCCATCAACCCGCCGCGGTGCACCTTGCTGGTCCCGGCTTCGTCGCTGAGCAGCAGCAGTGTTCCCACTTGGACGGCACCCGCCCCGGCGGCCAGAGCTGCGGACGCGTCCTCCGGGGTGGAAATCCCTCCCGCTGCAACCAACGGGAGCGGGCAGGCTTCTCGAACCTGGTCCAGGAGGTCCGTCAGCGCCACCTCCCCGGGCGCCTTCCCGCTGTCCAGGGTTCCCCGGTGTCCGCCGGCTTCCGGGCCCTGCACGCACAGGATGTTCGCTCCGGCAGCTGCCGCCGCGCGTGCCTCGCCGGCATCAGTGACCGTCACCATGCTGCAGATTCCCTGCGCGGCGAGCTCGGCAAAGACAGCCGGTTCCGGCAATCCGAAGGTGAAGGACACTACCGGGACCCGCTCCCGCAGGACCAGTTCCAGCTTGGCCTGCCAGGCGTCGTCGTCGTTGGGATCCGGCATCCCGGGTTCGGTGACCGCCGTTCCGGCGGGAGCCTGTTCTGCTGCTGCGACCAGGTGCTTACGGAAGGTCCGGGCCGCTTCGATTCTTCGGGCCTGGGCTGCAGCCTTGCCCGCAGCCTGATCCTGTGCGGCAACCGGGTAGGTGTTGGCAGCATCCGGAACGAAGAGGTTCAGGCCAAAGGGCCGGCCGCTCAGCCTGCGCAGCTGGGTGATCTGGTCCGCCACGGAGCCGGCGCTCTTGTAACCGGCGGCCAGGAAGCCGAGCCCGCCGGTCTCCCCCACTGCGGCAGCCAGCTGCGGGGTGGAAGGCCCTCCGGCCATGGGCGCACCGATAACCGGAAGGGCGAGCGAGTTTAGGGTGAACATGGTGCCCGATTTACAGTGTGACGGTGCCGTCAATGCAGGTGACCGTGGAACCGCCCACCCAGATTTTGCGGTCCCGGGTGAAGACGCGGACCCGGCCGGAGCGCTGGACGGCAGTGCCCTGGGTGACGACGTAGCGTTCCGGTGCCAGTGAGGCTCCGATCAGCCACTGGGCGAGTCCGGCATTGAGGCTGCCGGTGACCGGGTCCTCTGCAATACCGAGACCCGGTACGAAGGCGCGCACTTCAAAGTCTGTTTCCGTGTCCGCCGGCTGCGCGCCGATGACGCCCACGCGCAGGTTGCCCATGATCACGGGATTCGGGTTCAACGCCAGGACGGTTGCGGCGTCCGGGAGCAGCAGTCCCAGCCAGCCGGGTCCGTTGTCGATCCAGTTGGAGGCGAGGATTTGCTCCGGTTCCAGGCCAAGTGCCTGCCGGGCCTGGTCCAGGACATCGTCCTCCAGCTCACCGGAGCGCAGCAGGGGCGGAGCGGCAAACGCCGCGATCCCGGCATTGGCGTGCAGCGTCACGAGTCCTATGCCGCATTCCTGTACGACGACGTCGGGGTACCGGCGCTTGGCCCCGGTCTCCAGCCAGGCGTGGCACGTGCCCAGCGTGGGGTGTCCGGCGAAGGGAATCTCCCCGCCGGGGGTGAAGATCCGGACCCGGTAGTCGGCCCCGTCCACGGTGGGCGGCAGGACGAAAGTGGTCTCGGAAAGGTTGGTCCACCGGGCAAAGGAGGCCATCTCGGCATCCGTCAGCCCTTCCGCTTCGAGTACCACCGCCAGCGGGTTGCCCAAATACGGTTCGCTGCCGAAAACGTCCACCTGCTTAAACCACCGCTGTCTCATTCTTCACACTGTATCCCTTCATTCCCATGACTTTTATGAAGCGGAGTTTACGAACTGTGGCGGGGGTTTGTGTCCCGGTACTGCCCGGCCTACGTTGGAGCAGGAATCAAGAGTTCCAGCCACGGGCCCTGGCCGGCTGGACGGCAACCCTCTCGCCGTAGCGGGGTGCTCCAGGTGACGATTCGGCCGCCCGGTTTCCGACCGGCCCGGCAAGTACCGCGCTTCGCTACCGACGTATCGGGTTGCCGGGCGCCTGAGGCAGAGGATCTTTTGAGCATGGCACTTTTGACCGACCTTCAACCCGCTGCATTGCGGCGGGCGTTCTCCCGTTTTCCGTCCGGCATTGCCGCCCTGTGCGCGGTCATTGACGGCGAGCCGCAGGGCCTGGTTGCTTCTTCCTTCACGGTGGGCGTTTCCATGGATCCGCCGCTGGTGATGTTTGCCGTGCAGAACACGTCCCGCACGTGGCCGGTGCTGCGGGGCTCGGCCCGCATCGGCGTGTCGATTCTGGGTTCTGATCACGAGGGCGTCTGCAAACAGATTGCATCCAGGGCCGGAGACCGCTTCGCCGGACTGGATCTGCACACGGATGACTCCGGATCATTGTTCCTGGACCGGGCCGCCCTCTGGCTTGAGTGCTCCGTGGAAAATGAGGTTCCGGCCGGGGACCACCAGGTGGTGCTGCTACGAGTGCACGGCCATGCCTCACACGAGGATGCCCACGAGCCCCTGAT
This genomic interval from Arthrobacter sunyaminii contains the following:
- the ruvX gene encoding Holliday junction resolvase RuvX, giving the protein MAPQDYPRGVKLGVDVGQVRVGLAVSDPDGTLAMPVKTLKRDAKKNSDIRVVVREAADRGAVQVFVGLPRSMRGTDTASTVMARDYAQALLTELERSGLAVPVSLVDERLTTVSAHRSLHEAGLNSREHRRVVDQAAAVAILQHAIDMQRSLERDVGEPVTICRQERHLGALPAPTQEPTISQDNLRGNGSAL
- the alaS gene encoding alanine--tRNA ligase, with the protein product MKSHEIARRWLDFFSKKGHTVVPSASLVTNDPSLLFTVAGMVPFIPYLTAREKPPYSRATSVQKCIRTADIEEVGKTARHGTFFQMAGNFSFGDYFKEDAITFAWELLTSDVEKGGFGLDPERLWVTVYEDGDERDDEARAIWRDKIGIPNERIIGTGKADNYWNTGQAGPGGPCSEIYYDRGPAYGLEGGPAVDETRYIEIWNLVFMQYQLSAVRSKTDFDVAGELPQKNIDTGLGLERLAMILQGVENMYETDQVRPVLDKAAELSGKTYTSAEDPSDPHHADDVKLRVVADHVRSALMLISDGVSPSNEGRGYVLRRLIRRAVRSMRLLGVETAVLPELLPVSRDAMKGTYPEVETDFARISRIAYAEEKAFLRTIASGTERLEEAVKMSQAANKPLSGEDAFTLHDTYGFPIDLTLEMAEEAGLKVDEAGFRSLMQEQRQRAQADARGKKHGHDDVSVFNELLAAGQTVFTGYDELTSESSVRGIISAGSRVPYAGQGTEIFLVLNETPFYAEAGGQAADTGLITGDGFVLEVQDVQRPVKGLSVHKAIVREGEIAEGANVLAAVDAQRRHEAEQAHSGTHIVHAALHQILGPEALQRGSFNKAGYLRFDFSWGEGLSDAAKSEIEEVSNLAIRSNYQVETKIMSLAEAKALGATALFGEAYGDTVRVVEMNGDWSRELCGGTHVASTSRIGSLTLLGEQSVGSGNRRVEAFVGMDAFRHLAAERALVNELSEMLKVPSAQLPDRLAATLAKLKSTEKELERLRREQLAASAAALVSTAVDVDGVRVLIHDAGTGAGADDLRTLALDLRSRLGSGAAVVAVAGVSNSRPVVIVATNEEARAAGVKAGALVKTAAGILGGGGGGKDDVAQGGGSDASKLDAALTAVKAAVANRG
- a CDS encoding DUF948 domain-containing protein; translation: MSGGDIAGLIAAGVFAVLVVLLAVPIWKLGKVFDELRGAIRTISDETTPLIEEVTTTVSTTNLQLQKVDGISSNVSDATANISALSSLVAATVGSPLIKVSAFSYGVRSALSSRGAKSRGRRSR
- the rpsD gene encoding 30S ribosomal protein S4 is translated as MANNTRARRQARASRALGIALTPKAAKYFERRPYPPGEHGRARRKQDSDYAVRLREKQRLRAQYGIREAQMTRVFEEARRTAGLTGENLIELLEMRLDALVLRAGFARTIAQARQLVVHRHIMVDGARVDRPSFRVSEGQLIHVHQRSETMTPFQVAAAGAHRDVLPAVPGYLDVSLDKLQARLVRRPKRSEVPVTCEEQLVVEYYAR
- a CDS encoding replication-associated recombination protein A; this translates as MSDLFSSDSDSDTSDTDGDGAGFGAGTDDGAPKRPRSPLAVRMRPRTLDEVVGQQHLLGPGSPLRTLAESADDRGPAGPSSVMLWGPPGTGKTTLAHVVARGSGRKFVELSAITAGVKDVRRVMEEALTNRDLHRITTVLFLDEIHRFNKAQQDALLPGVENRWVVLVAATTENPSFSVVSPLLSRSLLLTLKPLTEEDIAALLQRAVTDERGLAGRVRLSDEALEHLVRLAAGDARRGLTALEAAAGVAYSERTEGEDVPEVTLSDAEKALDVAALRYDRAGDQHYDVTSAFIKSLRGSDVDAALHYLAKMLEAGEDPRFISRRLMISAAEDVGMADPTALQTAVAAAQAVQMIGMPEGRIILAEAVVHIATAPKSNAAYNGINAAIADVRAGRGQGIPAHLRDAHYPGAKQLGHGKGYIYSHDEPHGVARQQYPPDDLVGRNYYEPTANGVERDIAARLQRLRGIVRGT
- a CDS encoding acVLRF1 family peptidyl-tRNA hydrolase — translated: MPATRNTFVSAQRLPGWLDRLAAGAGPLDITPEHGGLHVSAANGTEADLLAPWPDDGRPGRGGDDVERLVSLAGQSRTLGIVLLRRGGYAAGVAREGRLLASKTGNRYVQSRSAAGGGSQQRFARRRANQADALVETAAEQAARIFTEHPPEYLVFGGDRQLTEVLARQKIFARWSNLTRLRPLDVQDPKLAVLAQAAKDACSVFIRITVP
- a CDS encoding nitronate monooxygenase, with the protein product MFTLNSLALPVIGAPMAGGPSTPQLAAAVGETGGLGFLAAGYKSAGSVADQITQLRRLSGRPFGLNLFVPDAANTYPVAAQDQAAGKAAAQARRIEAARTFRKHLVAAAEQAPAGTAVTEPGMPDPNDDDAWQAKLELVLRERVPVVSFTFGLPEPAVFAELAAQGICSMVTVTDAGEARAAAAAGANILCVQGPEAGGHRGTLDSGKAPGEVALTDLLDQVREACPLPLVAAGGISTPEDASAALAAGAGAVQVGTLLLLSDEAGTSKVHRGGLMDAVQGRRDPDTSLTRAFSGRPARGLINDFMRAYPDAPDAYPYINHITGPLRAAAAAAGNPEGVSLWAGTGFRHAAEGPAPLILRRLFGLAG
- a CDS encoding PhzF family phenazine biosynthesis protein: MRQRWFKQVDVFGSEPYLGNPLAVVLEAEGLTDAEMASFARWTNLSETTFVLPPTVDGADYRVRIFTPGGEIPFAGHPTLGTCHAWLETGAKRRYPDVVVQECGIGLVTLHANAGIAAFAAPPLLRSGELEDDVLDQARQALGLEPEQILASNWIDNGPGWLGLLLPDAATVLALNPNPVIMGNLRVGVIGAQPADTETDFEVRAFVPGLGIAEDPVTGSLNAGLAQWLIGASLAPERYVVTQGTAVQRSGRVRVFTRDRKIWVGGSTVTCIDGTVTL
- a CDS encoding flavin reductase family protein, which encodes MALLTDLQPAALRRAFSRFPSGIAALCAVIDGEPQGLVASSFTVGVSMDPPLVMFAVQNTSRTWPVLRGSARIGVSILGSDHEGVCKQIASRAGDRFAGLDLHTDDSGSLFLDRAALWLECSVENEVPAGDHQVVLLRVHGHASHEDAHEPLIFHGSAFRRLGVPEFA